A single genomic interval of Daucus carota subsp. sativus chromosome 1, DH1 v3.0, whole genome shotgun sequence harbors:
- the LOC108202505 gene encoding monothiol glutaredoxin-S10: protein MAATCNSICKAAASLSISITTPSLSTSSSHLLLPSLSLLPNSSRKLSASSFRLTHVVKNPGRITVRAMSSDSGLEDSVKKTIADYPVVVYSKSWCSYSSQVKQLFKKLGVQPHIIELDQLGSQGSQLQDVLGDLTGQYTVPNVFIGAKHIGGCSDTVEIYQKGELENLLSEAGAKK, encoded by the exons ATGGCAGCAACATGTAATAGCATATGTAAAGCAGCAGCATCATTATCTATATCCATCACCACCCCTTCTCTCTCTACTTCTTCATCTCACCTTCTcctcccttctctctctctcctccccAACTCTTCAAGAAAACTTTCTGCCTCAAGTTTCAGGCTGACCCATGTCGTCAAGAATCCGGGTCGGATCACTGTTCGGGCCATGTCATCAGATTCCGGGTTAGAAGACTCTGTGAAAAAGACTATTGCTGATTACCCAGTTGTTGTTTACTCCAAGTCTTGGTGCTC GTATTCTTCTCAGGTGAAACAGTTGTTCAAGAAGCTTGGTGTGCAACCACATATTATTGAACTGGACCAATTAG GTTCCCAAGGATCACAATTACAGGACGTGTTGGGAGATTTGACTGGGCAATACACTGTACCAAATGTTTTTATCG GGGCTAAACACATTGGTGGTTGTTCAG ATACTGTTGAAATTTATCAGAAAGGGGAGCTTGAAAATTTGTTATCTGAAGCTGGCGCAAAGAAATAG